The Pseudomonas entomophila genome segment GGTGGGCTGGCCGACCAAACTGGCCCTGGCGCCAGACTTCGCCGACCGTGTGCTGGCCAGCTTCGAACGCGATGGCCTCCACCCCTCGGCACAGCCAAACCTGGCCGAGCTGCCGCGCCCACCGCTGGGCGTACCGGCCTGGGAGCAACTGCTGCCATGAGCCTGCCAACCTTGCACGACCATCATCGCCCGCTGGGCAGTACCGGCCTGCGCGTATCGCCCCTGGGCCTGGGCACGGTCAAGCTGGGCCGCGACCAGGGCGTGAAGTACCCCAACGGTTTCACCATCCCCGATGACGAAACCGCCCGCCTGCTGCTCGGGCAGGCGCGCGAACTGGGGATCAACCTGCTCGACACCGCCCCGGCCTATGGCCGTAGCGAGGAGCGCCTGGGCCCGCTGCTGCGCGGCCAGCGCGACGAATGGGTGATCGTCAGCAAGGTGGGTGAAGAGTTCGACGACGGTCAGTCGCATTTCGATTTCAGCGCCGCCCACACCCGCCGCTCGGTCGAACGCAGTCTCAAGCGCCTGGAGACCGACCGCATCGAACTGGTGCTGGTGCACTCCGACGGCAACGATCTGGCGATCCTCGAGCATGAAGCCGTGTATGAAACCCTCGCCACGCTTAAGCAGGAGGGCAAGATTCTCGGCTATGGTTTCTCCGGCAAGACGGTTGCCGGCGGCTTGAAAGCCCTGGAACAGGGCGACTGCGCCATGGTCACCTACAACCTCAACGAGCAGGCGGAGCGGCCGGTGCTGGACTACGCTGCCGAGCACGGCAAGGCGATCCTGGTGAAAAAGGCCTTGGCCAGCGGGCATATCTGCCTGGCGCCCGGGGTCGATCCGGTGCAGGCCAGCTTCGAGCTGCTGTTCGCCCACCCGGGCGTGAACAGTGCCATTGTCGGCACCATCAACCCGGTGCACCTGGCCCACAACGTGGCCACCGTCGCCCGCATCCTGGGCCGCCCCTGAGCCGCCCGGACGGGGGCCCAACGCAAGGAGGAGCCTCGTGCCGCGTACGCTGATCCGCAAGAACCCGAGCAATTTCAAGACATTGCCGCTGCATGTCGAGGCCACCCCCGACGGCCTCACCTACCAGAGCATCGGCATGCCGCTGAACTTCGCCCAGACGCTGCAGCGGCGCAAGGCGATTCAGCTGGTAAACAACGACCACTTTGTGGCCGAGCTGGCCAACCTCGGGGTATCAGTGCGCCTGACCTTGCATTGGCATGGCCGCGACTATTGGGTGCTTGTGCGTCAACGCCGCCAGGATCGCGGCGATGTAGTGCTGAAACTGATCTCTGGCTATGTGCCCGCCCACGAGCTGAACCTGCCCCTGCATACGGCGATTCAGGAAGTGGCCGAGGAGTGCCTGCTGGAAACACCCGAAGGCTGGCTCGGCGGACGCTTCAACGACACCTGGCTGCCAGCGCCCTATGCCGCCGCCCTGCACTACCGCGAGGCCCTGCCCTTCGTCCTGACACCGGCCTCGGGAGCAGCCCGCCCCGTGCACTGTGGCAACCTGATGTTGCTGGAGCGGCCACAAGCCTATGTGCACTTGCCCACCGCCTCGTTGCAACTGATCTACGACCTGCGCCTCGAGGTCCCCAGGGAGGCCAAGTCGCTGAGCCTGTTCCATGTCGACGAACGCCTCGAAGGCGACCAGTTGGTGGCACGCCTCGACCGCAAGCGCCCGGACCTGTACTTGATGCCCTTGCGGGACGGCAAGCCACTGGCAGAGCTCTACACCGTGAAAAAGGACCAACTGTTGCCAGCCAGCACGCGCGGGCTATGGCTGGCGGAGAGCTTCGCTCGTCAGGAAGGCTGGGTCGTTCGGGATGAGCGGGTGCGCTGGAAGCAATGGCTGAAGGACCAAGGGCTGGTCGACAGCAGGACGGCGCCAGCGTCGCATCTGGAGCGTTTCAGTGACAAGGCGCGGGCGCTGCTGGAGCGGGCGCGCACCTCGCTACACAAGTAGTCACCCACCTGTAGGAGCCAGCCTTGCTGGCCCCTACAGGAACATCGATCAGTGCTTGCGGATCTTCTCGACGATGGCCGTGGTCGAGCTGTTTTCCACCAGCCCCAGCACCTTCACCGTGCCGCCATAGGCCTTGACGATATCGGCGCCGACCACCTGGTCGATGCCATAGTCGCCGCCCTTGACCAACACGTCCGGCTTGACCTGGCGCAGCAGGTTTTCCGGCGTGGCCTCGGGGAAGCTGATCACCCAGTCCACCGCCCCCAGGCCAGCCAGCACGGCCATGCGCCGGTCGACGCTGTTGATCGGCCGGCCAGGCCCTTTCAGGCGGCTGACCGAGGCATCGTCGTTGATCGCGACGATCAGGCGGTCGCCCTGGGCACGTGCCTGCTCCAGGTAAGTTACGTGGCCCGCGTGAAGGATATCGAAGCAGCCGTTGGTGAAGACGATCGTCTCGTTGTGCGCACGGGCATCGTCGATGGCCAGCAACAGCTGCTCCAGGCTCAGCACCCCACGCTCCGAACCCTCTTCGCGCTGGATGGCCCGGCGCAGTTCAGGGGCACTGATGGCAGCGGTACCGAGCTTGCCGACCACGATGCCGGCCGCCAGGTTGGCCAGGGCGACGGCATGGGGCAGGTCCTCACCAGCGGCTATGGCAGCGGCAAGGGTCGAGATCACGGTATCACCGGCACCGGTCACATCGAACACTTCACGGGCACGGGCCGGCAGGTGCAGGGCCGGATGGCCGACGCGCAGCAGGGTCATGCCATGCTCGCCACGGGTCACCAGCAAGGCACCAAGGTCGAGCTCTTCCAGCAGCTTCAAGCCTTTGGCGACCAGTTCGGCCTCGTCGGCGCAGCGCCCGACGATGGTCTCGAACTCGCTCAGGTTCGGAGTGATCAGGCTGGCGCCACGGTAGATCGTGAAGTCCTTGCCCTTGGGGTCGGCCAGGACCGGGATCCGTTTTTGGCGAGCGGCCTGGATCAGCGCCTGGTGATTGCGCAGCGCGCCCTTGCCGTAGTCGGACAGGACCAGGACCTTGACGCCTTCGAGCAGCGCTTCGACTTCCTCCCCCAGCGATAAGGGGTCGGTGGCGAAAGGCTCTTCGAAATCGATGCGCA includes the following:
- a CDS encoding aldo/keto reductase, whose protein sequence is MSLPTLHDHHRPLGSTGLRVSPLGLGTVKLGRDQGVKYPNGFTIPDDETARLLLGQARELGINLLDTAPAYGRSEERLGPLLRGQRDEWVIVSKVGEEFDDGQSHFDFSAAHTRRSVERSLKRLETDRIELVLVHSDGNDLAILEHEAVYETLATLKQEGKILGYGFSGKTVAGGLKALEQGDCAMVTYNLNEQAERPVLDYAAEHGKAILVKKALASGHICLAPGVDPVQASFELLFAHPGVNSAIVGTINPVHLAHNVATVARILGRP
- a CDS encoding metal ABC transporter ATPase — encoded protein: MPRTLIRKNPSNFKTLPLHVEATPDGLTYQSIGMPLNFAQTLQRRKAIQLVNNDHFVAELANLGVSVRLTLHWHGRDYWVLVRQRRQDRGDVVLKLISGYVPAHELNLPLHTAIQEVAEECLLETPEGWLGGRFNDTWLPAPYAAALHYREALPFVLTPASGAARPVHCGNLMLLERPQAYVHLPTASLQLIYDLRLEVPREAKSLSLFHVDERLEGDQLVARLDRKRPDLYLMPLRDGKPLAELYTVKKDQLLPASTRGLWLAESFARQEGWVVRDERVRWKQWLKDQGLVDSRTAPASHLERFSDKARALLERARTSLHK
- the hldE gene encoding bifunctional D-glycero-beta-D-manno-heptose-7-phosphate kinase/D-glycero-beta-D-manno-heptose 1-phosphate adenylyltransferase HldE, which encodes MKLSMPRFDQAPVLVVGDVMLDRYWHGGTSRISPEAPVPVVKVDQIEDRPGGAANVALNIAALGAPASLVGVTGQDEAADSLANSLQAAGVRSIFQRIAHQPTIVKLRVMSRHQQLLRIDFEEPFATDPLSLGEEVEALLEGVKVLVLSDYGKGALRNHQALIQAARQKRIPVLADPKGKDFTIYRGASLITPNLSEFETIVGRCADEAELVAKGLKLLEELDLGALLVTRGEHGMTLLRVGHPALHLPARAREVFDVTGAGDTVISTLAAAIAAGEDLPHAVALANLAAGIVVGKLGTAAISAPELRRAIQREEGSERGVLSLEQLLLAIDDARAHNETIVFTNGCFDILHAGHVTYLEQARAQGDRLIVAINDDASVSRLKGPGRPINSVDRRMAVLAGLGAVDWVISFPEATPENLLRQVKPDVLVKGGDYGIDQVVGADIVKAYGGTVKVLGLVENSSTTAIVEKIRKH